In uncultured Desulfuromonas sp., the genomic stretch GTCTCCTGTGCGACTCCCACCCAGCGGACCGTGGCGGCCTATCTGGATGCCGGCTATCACACCCGCCACCTGCGTCGCTTGCGTCACAGCCTTGCAACCTCCATGCACGCCATGTTGCAGGCTCTGGGGCGGACATTTCCAGACGGCACACGGGTCACCCGTCCAGCAGGAGGCAGCGTGCTGTGGCTGGAATTGCCACAGCGTCTTGATGGGGTGGACTTCTTTTTGCGTGCCAAACAGCAGGGTATAGCCGTGGCTCCGGGAGCGATCTTCACCACTCAGGATTGTTACGGCCATTTTATCCGCCTCAGTTACAGCGGTGTGTGGAACGACTGTTTTGAAAGAGGCGTGGAACACTTGGGCCGGTTGGCCGGGGAGATGATGGATGAACAATGATCCGCACCATGACAATGAAACCTTTGTACCGACTGATCCGGCCGTCGACGGAGGGCGTCGTCACCCCTGGCGTAACCGATTGGTGGCTGTCGTTGCCCTGATTGCTGTAGTGGTGGCGTTGTTGCCCGAAGCGTTCCGTTTTGCCGCCGTCGCCTGGCTGGACCGTCAGCCGCAGTTGAGTGCGCGACTCGATGATGTTGATTTTAACCCGTTTACCGGTCTGTTGCGCATCGAAGGACTGCAGGTGACGCGCAACGGAGAAGACGTTGCGGTGGCCAGACTGGCAGAAATTGAGCTGAATTGGTGGTCGTTGTTCCAACGACGTCTTGATCTTGAGCAGGTGACGCTTGATAACGTGCTGCTTTTGATTGAACAGCTCCCGGACGCGCCGTTGACCGTGGCTGGCCTGGTGCTGAGTAACGAGGACACTCTGGCCGAAGAGACGGCACCTCCGCCAACCGGCCAACCTTGGGGAATCAGCAGTGGCGTGGTCACCTTTGACCAAGTTGCCTTGGTGGTGCGCAACCGTCAGCAGGATACCCGAATCACTATTGATCATCTCACCAGTTCCCCCCTGGTTTCCTGGTTGCCCCAGCAGTCTGGCGCACTCGATCTCTCAATGTCAGTCGCCGGCGGAACGCTCCATTGGGTGGGTGAAAACTATCCCTTTGCCCGTCCTGCTCGCAGCGAGATGACTTTGGATGCTCAAAACCTCGATCTCGCGACACTTGACCCCGTGTTGACGGCGCTGGGGTGGAGCCGAACGCGTGGTCATGTTGACGGCCACCTGCGTGTGCAGGCCTCGGCCGCTGTGGAAACGCAACCGGCGCGGCTGAGGGTCGAAGGGCTATTGAACGGTAAAGATTTGGCATCGGATCATGCTGCGTTGTGGGTGAAACAGTTGGATCTTGCCTGGCAGGGACAGCTTGAGATGCTGTTTGATCACAATCTGCACCTTGCCGGACATCACCGCCTCGAAATCGGTCCGGCGCAACTGGTGTTGCAGCAGCCGGGTCTGGAAGTCGCTTCCGGCCAGTTGGTCTGGGAAGGGCCTTTGACCCTCAATGGCCAGCTTGACGTGAACGGGATGGTCGAAGTGGACGATTTGAGTGTCATGGATTTAGCACGTGGCACGACATTGCTTGGCGTGGGCAGTGGGCGGGTTGGGCCGTTTGCATTCCGTTCCCCGGGCACATTAACCGTGGAGGAGTTCTCCCTGGCCCGAGTCACTTTGCTTGGCCGGGGCGATGTGACGCTGCCGCGACAACCGCAGGTCTTCTCTCTGGCGAAGCTGACGGGGGAACAGGTGTCCTGGCTGGCGCAGCAGCATCTGTCTGTTGCGAGCCTGCACCTTCGTGGGCTGGCAGGCGATGTTGTGCTGTTGCCGGGCGGTGCTCTCGAAGCGCATCAATGGCTACCGCAGTTCACCGCACAGGCGTCGTCGCAACAAAGGGATGCGCGTGATGATTCCCCACCGTTGGCCGTGGTTGTCGGCGCACTCGTGGTGGATGACAACAGTCAGTTGGTGATCGAGGATCAGGGCGTGACTCCTCCGGTTCGTCTGCATGGCGAAGATCTTCATTTGCGTTTGGGTGCGCTGGACAGCCGTCGCCCTGAGCAGCGTTCTTCCGTGACGCTTGATGCCCGTCTCGATGCGTATTCCCGTTTGCACATGCAGGGCGATGTGGCGTTGTTTGCCCAGCCGTTGTCGCTGAATCTGACAAGTGAATTAAGCGAATTTCAGCTTCCCTCGATTTCCGCTTATGTTGAGCGAGGTATCGGCTATCGTCTCGAACAGGGCCAGCTCAATCTGCACCTGGAGGGGCCCGTCGAGCAGGGCGTTGCGGCGTTGAACAGTCAGGTTCATTTAAAGCGTTTACAATTGCGCCCCTTAACACCTGAAGATGAGCTTGAGGTGGGTGAACGTCTCGGGCTGCCGGTCAATATGGCGCTGTCACTGTTGCGCGACCGCCAGGGCGACATTGCGCTACAGATGCCGATTCGTGGAGATCTGTCCCGTCCTGATGTTGCGATGGGCTCCA encodes the following:
- a CDS encoding DUF748 domain-containing protein; amino-acid sequence: MNNDPHHDNETFVPTDPAVDGGRRHPWRNRLVAVVALIAVVVALLPEAFRFAAVAWLDRQPQLSARLDDVDFNPFTGLLRIEGLQVTRNGEDVAVARLAEIELNWWSLFQRRLDLEQVTLDNVLLLIEQLPDAPLTVAGLVLSNEDTLAEETAPPPTGQPWGISSGVVTFDQVALVVRNRQQDTRITIDHLTSSPLVSWLPQQSGALDLSMSVAGGTLHWVGENYPFARPARSEMTLDAQNLDLATLDPVLTALGWSRTRGHVDGHLRVQASAAVETQPARLRVEGLLNGKDLASDHAALWVKQLDLAWQGQLEMLFDHNLHLAGHHRLEIGPAQLVLQQPGLEVASGQLVWEGPLTLNGQLDVNGMVEVDDLSVMDLARGTTLLGVGSGRVGPFAFRSPGTLTVEEFSLARVTLLGRGDVTLPRQPQVFSLAKLTGEQVSWLAQQHLSVASLHLRGLAGDVVLLPGGALEAHQWLPQFTAQASSQQRDARDDSPPLAVVVGALVVDDNSQLVIEDQGVTPPVRLHGEDLHLRLGALDSRRPEQRSSVTLDARLDAYSRLHMQGDVALFAQPLSLNLTSELSEFQLPSISAYVERGIGYRLEQGQLNLHLEGPVEQGVAALNSQVHLKRLQLRPLTPEDELEVGERLGLPVNMALSLLRDRQGDIALQMPIRGDLSRPDVAMGSIVRKAVVGAVKNTITLTLAPLGIVAKAGQLVGIGGKLTFQPLVFEPGSTTLTSDSLVYLERVKSLLAKRPQLTLSLCGQVSVADRESLLNSARQRSGETAASTVLSQEWIRQLAMQRAEYVKQLLSQEPLVKSSQLLLCNPPTELVDGPGAVLVRL